The Salmo trutta chromosome 6, fSalTru1.1, whole genome shotgun sequence genomic sequence TGTCAATGCTGAGCTATAACAAATTGAAAATCCTTTAAGTTGCAATCCCCAAAATTCTGGTAAATAAAGCCTACCCTTCAATTGCTATGTTAATTGATTCCTCCTACGTGGGTTGATTGCTTTCTTGTAGGATGGGACAGACAAGGATGACATCCCAGCGCCACCTAGACGAGAACCACCGAATAGACCTCAAAGAACATCTGGTAATAATCTGTTATGTAAAAATATGGAATGGAAGTTGTATAGTTAACATTTTAATTATTTGCTGTGCAACAAATAACtttactttttggggggtattaTTGTAACAGCTTTGGCTGCAGAAAATCAGAGCATTGGGGACACAGAAACAGAGGTATGAGAATTATATAAAATAGATTTAAATACATTAACAAAAAAATGTACAGCATGTAATATCCAACGTAGATACCAATTGTTTTTCAGTACTCTACGTGTACACATttaaaatataattgtatttaatTCCCTAGTCTTGCCAGATTGAAGAGTCATCACTGTGTGTAGTGAAAGTGCACTTCACATACACCATAGCAATCTGCATGGTGACTGGTCTTCCCTACACAACCACTCTGGAGAAAATCAGTAACAAACTGGGCCTTCCTGCCATGGCAATCACCTTGAGGTATGGCACTGTTTAAACATTAGCTTCAAAACTTTCATTCAACATTCATTACTGTTACAAAACCAAGCTCAGGGATTTTGGGTTTTTTCTCAAGCTATGCCCACATAGATTCTGGTAAAATAGTGATTGATGAGGACACGAGGATGGAAGATGTTTGGAGCTGTGTCCACAATGGTCGTCTAACACTGTGGTGTGATCTCAAAGAGGTAATGTGGTcgaacagtatatacagtatttcatGTCATAAGTTGTTTGATATGTAGACTTTTAAGTTACAAATGTAATAGTCAACTCCTAGAAAATGAGTGTATGGGATATAAAACTTGACTGACAAGACAACTTAGTGCTGACAGATGTCATCATGGGTACTTGTTTCCCTTATTTCATGTCATCTACACTACAGGGTATGAGTGAACAGCTGCAAAGCCAGACTCAACTGATGGCCCTTCATTCCTACGAGTCTTCAACTCCAGAGGACCTCGAGTTCCATCAAGGAGATACCATCTTACTTCTCTCCAAAGGTGAGCTAATTTCTCTCATGCAGGGCACCATTTCAACAATGCAGAAATCTGTTGTCAGtgtttattatcctgttattaaaTGATATCCTGGAAGAGCTGTAACCTACTGTTGTCTTAAAATACAGTACTCCCATTTTCATGACTTTCTTTTCAGTCAATGAAGACTGGTTTGAGGGACAGTGCAACGGGAAGATTGGCATATTCCCGGCATCCTTTGTGGAAGAAGTTCCCATGAAAGATAAATAATATGATCAGAACAAAAGGCTAAGGAACAATGACTGTCGACATTGTGGGATTTGTTATTTCTACTTTGACTTTTTTCTGGATACCGTCATCCAACCATTATCAAAGAAAAACATACAGAAGCATAGACACAAAGTCagatttctacatttacattGAGGGAAGACATTTAGGTCAGAAAAGTCATTACCTAAGCAAAGACTTTTCTTCACTAGGCTGATATTTACTGATTTATGTGATGTTATTGTTAAAGTATGAAGTTAAGTCGTTTTCCATAAGTAATACAGGCTGAGTGGATTTTAAATTTCAGCAGTTCCCAATATTTCCCATATTCTGCATTAGATGTAGCTAAACTCCAGTAAACAGAAATTAGATtcttaatcacattttttaaatcatcatgcaATAACAATGAGTTATTTAGTTTCCAGTAACCACCAGCGTATTTCTTACCATCATTACTGCATATTCTTACAGTCAACCATATGACTTTATGATCCGTCAGGACTGCAGGCAGTATTTTTACCTCTACAAGACTAGAGGTTATCACCCACAAATCAATTCTTGATTGTAAGAAACGATCTCTATTACTCCATGTGTATTGTATCTTTCCAGGGGTTTTTACTCTCCATATGTCAattaagtccaggctttggcagaAATTCACCAACTTGTTCACACCAATGTTAGGCCTATGAGGCAATCTATCAGTCTCATTAGAATAAACCATATTAAAATCTTCAAATATAATCTGACTGGATGGATATTTTCTCAGAAGACTTTTAAGAATGTCTTCAATTTCCTGTAGAAGTTAGTTATTTGGAGGACTAGGACAGTATCcatatacattacacaacacaaataatctgtccatgtggttgatgaccgctactagccaatgtccattgGAGTCCATTTGAGTTAACAAAAATTTCCCTTTGAAATTGTGTGCTAAAATTGCAACCCCAGCTGAATGATTTGTCCCGTGGGCCAAAAAAATGACATTGCCCCACTGATTTTTCCAATATTTATAGTCCTCTTTGCATGAATGTGTTTCTTGAACGAATACAAGgtctgccttccctgtagctcagttggtagagcatggtgtttgcaacgccagggttgtgggttcgattcccacggggggccagcacagaaaaaaaatgtatgaaatgttcactactgtaagtcgctctggataagagcgtctgctaaatgactcaaatgtaaatgtaagttttAATAACTGTTTTGGCAGGCACAAATCAAGCATACCCTGGTTTTCTTCGTATTTGAATGTAATGCAGTAGTatgtttttaattatttgttgtgtgtatgtatcgGACACCAGAAATTAAGTTTCCTCAGGAAAAATGTAGTTCTGCTAAGTTATGTTCTTATGTcattgttaaacaaattaaacatTGGTTATATAGCCATAGACTATTCTGAGTTCGTTTTCAGACCTTCGGTATGTGTGTACAGAGCACAATTAATTTAAACTATGACTGATCTAAATAGCCTATATTGACCTATGGCCTATATtgatttgaatgaaaaaaaaaaaaatctgacaacTTGAATATATCTCTTTTGTATATCTCAATTGTGATTTACAGTACACAGAGCAAAACgttgttaaataaataataataattatgtgtATTCACAACAGTGATGAGTACATTTAAGCCCAAGCATGTGGTCTCACATTTTCAACGTTCTATctgttacatttaaaaaaaaaaactgttaaacttCTGTTATACTGTGACATTCATCACATTCAAAGCACTGCTAAACATTTCTTGACAGGCATTTATTTTTTCAGACGCAACTGATCTATAAACGTTTATATACGTATGCTTCAAAAAAGCATCAATATAACACAAAAAGGCTTTTCAGTTCTCCCTCCATGACACACTTCAGTGTAGCAGTAAAAAAAGGAAATCCTATGTTGACGTGACTCGCGTGAATATAATGCACCTGATATAGCTTAGTTATGCAATAATCCTGGTAAAGCCTTTCATTTGTCAGAAGATGGCTAACTTAaattggaaactgttgagctaTGAAGCAACATAATATATTGATTGATATTATATGTAAAACATTTGCAATGGACTAATAATCTGGCTGTGATGAGTGCCTTCATGATCAATGGTCCCTGTCAATCATCGGCTCCTCTTCGTAGGCAATGGCAATGCCTTTCCTTCCCTCTAATGCTTTCACCACCGGTGTTTCTCCCAGTTTTTGCTCCAGTCCCTGCCAGCTGCGACCTGCCAGGAACGTGGCTAAAACAAACAGATGAGGAAATTAGGAAAATTGTAACTCAACAAAAGTTACCACTCAACAGCATCTTTATTAATGGTCTTACAATCCCAGAGTAGAGTTTAAACCCCAACCCAACAGAGCCTGTCACGATTCTGTGAATTTGGCTTGTTTTTCGATATTTATGTCTGTTCTTCCCATATATCGTACCAGCTGTGTTAGCATTGGCCACAGTGAGCGCCTGGTTCCGTAGGACGAGTGAGGAGTTGCGTGAGGAAGACACTGGCTCACTGGACGAGAAACGGGTCATTCGTAAAGCTCCGGTGATGAGGGAGACATCAGTCTCATCACCGTCCTCGAGATCGTCAGGGTTCGCCAAGGCCACATGCTTAGATCCACCTACAACAGGTTTTACTATCAGTCTTGATACGtatggcctggtcccagatctgtttgtactgtcttgccaactcctggcATGATgacataaacagatctgggaccaggctaagataCACACAGTAAAACACCAGGTCTATTCTTGCTCACAAAACTTTAATTCAGGAACAAATCAATGTCAATCAGATCCTACCTGGAAGCAGATCGCGGAAGTCTGTGACGTACTCTCCTGACCATTCCCTTTTCTTGTTGCAGGCCACCTCCATTTCAAAGGGGGTCACGACCGGTTTGTAGAACTCACTGGAGTCCAACAAAGAGTTCTCCGGACATGCGATCAGTACATAAATGTCAATCTCAAGAAAGTTAGCCAGTTTGGCCACATTCAGTTTCCCCATGGCAAACATGTAGCTCTTTTTCCCTGCTCTGTGGATGGTTTCTTTCAGCTGCTCGATGATGGTGAGGTAGTTTGCCACACCAAGTGTACCCACAAGAATGCCCACCACACTGGCATCCTTTGCCCTCTCTATTGCGTAATATCGCTTCATCAAAGCTTTGTTGATACTGATCGACTCAGTCCGACCTGTCATTGTTACAGGGTCAAAAGAGCAGAAAGAGCAGCGGTTCCAAGTCATCATGAAGTTTGTCATGGTTGCACCTTCATGGCCGATAAAGAACACACTGTAGTCCTCAACGGTCTGTCCACATTTCAAGACAAACTGCCTTCCGAACTGGTGAACGACTTGATCACCGTTTTGACACTGAGAACTGCTGACATTGTGCTGTCCATGTGTTTCTCCGTGACTGTAGCAAAGTTCTCCGTCCACGTGAAGGGTTGAGGCGGCAATGTTCGGATACTCAGAGGACAGCAGCGCCAGCAGATCGTCTGAGGAGAGACATTATCATGCTATAAACCAGTATTAAGTAAGTTGCTAAAATATGTTGAAACGCATATCTCGTTTTAATATATTTCTAAAACTATGTCGCAAATCAACCTGAGGAAAAAGTATAAATCGCTCACATTCCTTTGTAAGGATATCACAAACTCAAAGTTTCCCGTCTTAAAAAACATTGACACAATGGGACAAAAGGGACATACGTCATTGTGTGAAGCTGAAAGGCTTACCATTAATGTGATCATAGTTGACATCGTACAAGAGGATGACGTAACTCTGTCTGTTGGGGTATAGCTCTCTGAAGGAGGAGACACACGACTCCAGGACCACAGGTTTCCTCTCAAAGACGTACATCAGAGGGAGTCTTCTGGATGGGCTGAGACAAGCCCTCCCGTAGTGTACGATGCAGTCTGCGCCCACATGCTCCGCTGCAACTTCATCTACACAACAACTGGAAATATCAAGAGTATTGACAATAAGGTTACAGTGATGAATGTCAAATGATTAAACAAATAATGGCCAAAAGAATGCTTGCAAATATAACAGAATAACAGTTTATTGTCCATCCAGGATGGACATTTTTCTTTGGCATCACCTTCCATTAAAAtaatcacatacacatacattctCACATCAGACACATTTAAACCAGTCAGTCCATCATGCTGCATACACTAACAACATAGAGGATATTAATACATTCACTCACAAACGACCACTGTCCCAACTGCACTAGATAGATAAGTACATATACCGATACAATTTACTTTGCATTTAGTAATCCAACAAATTAACGTTTGAACACGTTCTTCTTGGCCATGGTCATTCAGAAGGGCCGGCCAGAGGGAAGCCTCTCCAACTGAGGGTGTAGAAGGTGGGAGGGGTCGCCAACGACAGCCTGTGCCTTCTTTATGGTTGCCTTGTGGAACAGGAAATGTGCCTGTGGTCGACCAATTACTTTGCTGGCTGTGTTAACTATTCTGGTCAGTCACGCTCAGATTACcataccagactgtcatattgaacgtgAGGATGCGCTCCACCAAGCTGCTGTACACCCACTCCAGAACATTCTGGCTGACCCCAAACCCCAAAATGCACTAGTCTCATTTTCTATCACTTTCATGTTTTTGATAATAACACAATGTTTCCTACCTGCCATAGGATGTGTCTCCAAGGATGAATAGTTTTGCTTTGGTTCCCTTCTCGATCTCTGCAGCAATTGCTATTGAATCAACCAGCACCTCATCTGGAAATTGCAAGGCAACCTAAAGCACAAATGATTcataatttacacacacacacacacacacacacacacacacacacacaactgcgtTGTTGAATCCTCATACCTTTTTGAACTGATGATCATTGATGAAATGGCATGTCGCCTTGATCTGATAATGCTCATCTAGATTCCCACAGTGAACATTCTTCTCTGCTGTCACGTCCAGCACGCGCTGAAGAACCAGTTCACTGTTGGTGCTGAATGCATCAGTCATTGTAACATCTAGGAATAGAAAACAGCTAGTGGAATTAACATATCATCCCAAGGACCACACAATAACCGGATGCACTTTGTTGAAATGTAGCAAGATGATAATGAAGGTTCACTATGGATTTCCTCGTCTATGATAAATGCTGCTACAACAGAACATGGACTTTCTGCTGGGTATCTGTGTATTATTAATGTATGTGTCGATACATGCTACTGTACATCAAGCTAGCGAGCTGCGTGCTAGCTAGCTCGTAAATGATGACCCAACGTGATGTCAAATTAAATATTTTAGAGAGTTGACCCAGGCATAGACAGTATTGGATGCAAGTTTTCTCATAAAGACATGACCACCAGAATAAAGTATTCGTCAATAATTCAGATAACAAACTAAGATAAATCGCATTATAACTGACAGGCTAAGCTTACGGGTGTAGAAGCGTGTAAACACACGTGTAGGACGACAGGAAATAACTTCCGGGTTGTTTCCGTCACATTTCACAATAAAGGCCCCCCGTGCAAAGATTATTATTCCTCGGGGATAGTACAtaatatttttaaaaaacaagTCTGATATGGGCAAAATTATGTTTTATATACTTAAGTAATGTGTTccttcaaacagttttacaaTATCTTGTCATTAAACACATCCATTGGACTGAACAGAAATTGAATGTGTGTTCAATGACTCACCAGAGTCCCCAAGTATTTAAAACAACTGAGTTAGAATATGGAGCTGCATCATATCAAGTTCATTTACTGTGAATACATAGCCGTAAATGCACACTTTGGACAGCATTGCAAATATATCAATGAATTTCTACAGCATACTCAAACACAAAATACACAGGTTTCTTTCTGAATGAAAGGAATGCATTAGCATAAATTGCAATATATTAATATCTGTTGTCACATTCTATTATAAATgacatttcattcattttgtaGTGTACTCTGTAATATGAAAACACACCAGGAAAATTATAAATACAGGAGATAGTTGGACAGTGCAGCTTTTCCCATTTCATGGTTTGGTCCTCAAACTAGAAATGTCAATGTCAATACACTTCCAAGCATGTTCTCTGTGTGCTTTTCATGTCATCGGCCAGTGGTTGTTTGGTCCTATAGTGATTGACTTTTATCAAATACAAAATGGTGGCAGTGGTCAACTCATGACCTTTTGTCCATATGGGTTCATTTTGAGCTACAGTGGTACAGATGACCAGCTCTTCCTTGACATCCCGGTGTCACATCCAGACGCGATAGAATTCATGAACCACAGTGAGACAAATGAAGACTGAACCTGGAAGACATGGGGGGAGTCCATCAGTCAGAACTTGTTTATGGCCTATGGCCAAAAGTGACATTTAGTAGACCAAAATCAGAGATAGACAATTAGTAGGAGTGAGGAAATATCAGTAGTTATAGCTGATATCCTGGGCCACCGTATTATTATCCAGAAATTATATTATTGCGCTTTCCATGTGTATTTTTATTGAGCAAATGAGAAAAGACAATAATCCATGGATACAATTatgcaggggtgcaactttcactggggaccggggggggggacgggggggggggacggGGTGACATGTTTCCcctacattctgaaattgcattccagttttatcattggattGTGATACAAAACGAAGCaaaggtgtgctttaggaccatgcggatgcctccgagcggtcgggAAGGCTATTTCATAGTGTCAAGTTTGTGAAATTCAATGATGATGTCCTGCCACTTCAGTGTCGATTTTTCATATTGGACTGAGTCAAATGACGATCTTGATCAGCATTCTACAACAGACAGACTTGGCTATTAGTCACATAAACCATAGATATGTTTCTGATCATAAGAcataaataacaaataaatagTGAAAAGACATCATTAAGATGGGTGCTACACATGTATGGTGAATGAAGCAATACTTTAAGAGCTCTAAAGTGGAATGGTTCAATCATGATGTACAGTATACTGACCATTTCCATAAACTCTGTCTGATTTTCCAGAAGtttcttctcactctctgctttgtaatagtaaaataaagaatcTATCAGAGGCGAAAGTCATTCATTCGTAAACCACTAATTTCCATATGTACTAAAAAGCTAAGTGGTTGTTTCTTGGGTTTTAGGAATGTGACTGGAAAAAGTGCCCCAGGTCTTGACAAAGAACACATTGAAAGGTAAAGGGTGATATCGGCAAACAAATGCCACGGTCAAGGCTACGACGGCCAGTGCAATGAGTggagcttactcaggtgttcaaAAGCCCATATCAGACCGAGCCTAATGCTTCTTATGTAGTTCTTTATTAGTTTTAGTTTAGAAAACAATCTTTCCCCAGAAGCGACAGTTACAAGGATGGTAAAAACAGCTTGATTTCCATAGCAACATCAGGGAAACTGGGCAGAAGGTGGTGCTTCACATCTTTAATTGAGCTTCTCATTCTCCTTATTTGCCGGCCTCAACATGTTACAGAAAGAGGATAACTATATAGGAAGCTCTGGGGACAGATCGTCTGGATACTGGACAGCCAATAAATTGGCAGATGCAAACAGATGATCATATTTAGAAGACAAACattcttgagggcttgaacaaAAAAAGCTGTTATTTTTCGTTCATACTGGTGAACCGGCGTTTGAGTTGTGTGGTTGTAGTAAGCTAGTGTTTTGAGGGTGGAGTAACTATATTATTTGGTATTAATAGACTGGTTTTACACacagtttgatgccattccatttgctcagttccggccattattatgagccgttctcccctcagcagcctcctgtggaatGAATATagcactgaaagcataagctacagctagctagcactgcagtacataaaatgtggtgagtagttgactcaaaaagATAGAAAGACAACAGTTGAAAAGTTTTGAAAAACTGTATGCATTCTTGAAGGaggagcaagagcgagagagagagagagagagggctagctATATTTCGTCATTTagtttcactttcacttacttagcaaaTCCAGCGAGCTAGTAAAGCCAACTCAAACACTCggctcaaacacccggctcacaCCTGGCTATGACTATCAAACacaggaactcttccaagtcaaggtaagctttgggatctactaatttattgccactggggcctgccggtgtaactgctaaattgcttactgactgtacactgtactgcatgattgtagcgggtaaACTAACGCATGAGTTCTATTAGCTTTGTTGACCACGATGTTACTTtatctaatatggtgacaatgatgtaggctgtgtgtagcggttattatatgaaggtttggcttggaaagggttttttgcctggtcacagacagcttaTGTGTTCTGcgttgaagtccacaagcgaaggaaaAAGGTGAGAGAATGACAAAGtgtagatgcaagaaggaatacaACGAGCTGTTTGTATATAGCTATGGACTAATGATTACGCCTTAGATCAGCTAGATACAGGCAAGAGTGTGctaggcggtattgaatgtgtcactttcTGTCCATGCGTTACTGTCTGTCACTTCAAATATttatctcgacctgtgtgcacctacgttgtaaatgtttatttataggctaggttgtagcaacctcatgttGGGTATAGGgatagcaaacacagctgattaatcaaattgcattctaaacttaagatcatgattaggtgattattggagtcaggtgtgttagctgggcctgtggcaaaactgtgacaccaatcaagcCCCCGAATTTGACTCCATAACATAACTAGGGTTGTCAGTTTGACTTTAAAGCGACAGTTTACTATATTTTCTTACTACTGTAATAGCTAGTCCTGATGCACTTGAATTTTTTTCCTGTATTTGTTCAAATTGATATGTGTATTTTTGTATGTGAAGCAAATGCATATGGATGTTGCACATTCTTATTTTACTAAtataaaaataattattttgaGGTGTGGTGTGACTGGCAAGAATGAGTGGTGCCTTATGTATGATTTCTAAAGCAGGCCATATAGGGTTTATAAATGCTTCATTAAGCCTTAAAAGTTATATTCAATTTACAGCGGGACTGGACATATTGGTACAGGATGAACAGTCACCTCCTCAGAGCAGACCCCCTGACTTTTCTTCTCTTAGGGATTGATGACCAAAGCAGAACGATAACAGGATCAGGATGGAAACAGCTGTTCTTGTAGGCCAATTGAGTCAACAGTCAATAAATGGTATTTGCATTTTCTTTGGATTTTTATTAGAAATTCTATTGCAGAGTGGTCTTTGAGTAGATTTGACCATGCTGTTGTACACAgaatttacagtatgctgcatTTCTTTAATGTCTAATGTCCCTGAAGGGTCAATAGTCTAGTCAGTGCACAATGCACATGTGTGATCAAGACTGAGGAAACTGATAGGAAAGTAATGTTGAGCTATAATTGCCACAGAACATGTATGAATTATTCACcactaataaactcagcaaaa encodes the following:
- the LOC115195534 gene encoding 2-(3-amino-3-carboxypropyl)histidine synthase subunit 2; its protein translation is MTDAFSTNSELVLQRVLDVTAEKNVHCGNLDEHYQIKATCHFINDHQFKKVALQFPDEVLVDSIAIAAEIEKGTKAKLFILGDTSYGSCCVDEVAAEHVGADCIVHYGRACLSPSRRLPLMYVFERKPVVLESCVSSFRELYPNRQSYVILLYDVNYDHINDDLLALLSSEYPNIAASTLHVDGELCYSHGETHGQHNVSSSQCQNGDQVVHQFGRQFVLKCGQTVEDYSVFFIGHEGATMTNFMMTWNRCSFCSFDPVTMTGRTESISINKALMKRYYAIERAKDASVVGILVGTLGVANYLTIIEQLKETIHRAGKKSYMFAMGKLNVAKLANFLEIDIYVLIACPENSLLDSSEFYKPVVTPFEMEVACNKKREWSGEYVTDFRDLLPGGSKHVALANPDDLEDGDETDVSLITGALRMTRFSSSEPVSSSRNSSLVLRNQALTVANANTAATFLAGRSWQGLEQKLGETPVVKALEGRKGIAIAYEEEPMIDRDH